A window of the Paraburkholderia sp. ZP32-5 genome harbors these coding sequences:
- a CDS encoding GlxA family transcriptional regulator, whose translation MNSTQPNECAEVHISAVRDITGVEIVLFDGFSLPAIAAILEIFQKANDSIQAQASGQPRYVVSLLSSSGGRIASSSAVNVWTEKAGFDSAADSTVLLFIAGGAGAMRAACDDRLSGWVRRRSATSAIVYPISEGKLILDAAGLTGRNDLQSTEPHGASHVHEQAQWKDSTSPIRTVLRVVEEDLGMLMTKHSSDPVRAPVPPPLRVSDKILASARWLDANVDRPISIGLAADVAAMSERNFLRRFKAEIGMTPSDYLQNARLRLSCRMLVESQLPVDKIARRCGIGSGGQLAKLFKRHLSITPTDYRLGNLRHEKIGIAFRDLEPANQSCHSAMNEGP comes from the coding sequence ATGAATTCGACACAACCCAACGAGTGCGCCGAAGTTCACATTTCCGCAGTAAGAGATATTACGGGAGTGGAAATCGTTCTATTCGACGGTTTCTCATTACCGGCGATCGCGGCTATTCTCGAAATCTTTCAAAAAGCCAACGATTCGATACAGGCGCAAGCAAGTGGACAACCGCGCTATGTCGTCTCACTTCTATCCTCTTCAGGCGGAAGAATAGCCAGTTCGTCCGCCGTGAATGTCTGGACTGAAAAAGCAGGTTTCGACAGTGCCGCGGATTCAACGGTTCTGCTATTCATTGCCGGAGGCGCGGGCGCGATGCGGGCAGCGTGCGACGACCGGCTATCCGGCTGGGTTCGCCGACGCTCTGCAACCAGCGCCATCGTATATCCAATCTCGGAGGGCAAACTGATTCTGGATGCCGCCGGCTTAACGGGCCGAAATGACTTGCAGTCCACCGAGCCGCACGGCGCATCTCACGTTCACGAGCAGGCGCAGTGGAAAGATTCAACGAGTCCCATTCGGACGGTGCTTCGGGTCGTCGAGGAAGATCTCGGCATGCTAATGACGAAGCATTCGTCAGATCCCGTTCGCGCACCCGTGCCGCCGCCTCTACGCGTTAGCGACAAGATCCTGGCATCGGCCCGCTGGCTGGACGCAAACGTCGATCGTCCGATTTCGATCGGCCTGGCAGCCGATGTGGCCGCCATGAGTGAACGGAACTTCCTGCGTCGCTTCAAGGCTGAAATCGGCATGACACCGTCGGACTATCTTCAGAACGCGCGACTCAGACTGAGTTGCCGCATGCTGGTCGAATCGCAACTCCCGGTGGACAAGATTGCGCGCCGTTGCGGGATCGGCAGTGGCGGGCAACTCGCCAAGCTGTTTAAAAGACATCTGTCGATTACACCAACGGACTACCGGCTCGGCAATCTGCGTCACGAGAAGATTGGCATCGCTTTCCGCGATCTGGAGCCGGCGAATCAGTCCTGTCACTCCGCGATGAATGAGGGGCCGTGA
- a CDS encoding DUF1972 domain-containing protein, with protein MQTKQLLIMGTRGIPAQHGGFETFAERLALHLTRRGWAVTVYCQGSVGGAQLTEDNWCGIRRIFVPIKRDGAIGTVEFDWKSVRSAAESEGSLVLTLGYNTAIFCTYLRWRGMTNLINMDGLEWRRTKWRWHERAWLYMNERIGCWTGNHLIADHPSIAAHLGTRVNHRKITMIPYGADRIDELSGDLPKELSLDKTSYALVIARPEPENSVLEIVTAFSRRPRGAKLVVLGKYDFQNNQYHRQVIDAAGPEVLFPGAIYDQTAVNALRCHALFYLHGHQVGGTNPSLVEALGASCAVIAHDNEFNRWVAGPEARFFSTESDCDLHISALLADAATVHAMRQASGRRFDSAFRWDSVLAQYEALLERNLQSGRKQKVAPMLPSTTPSQLNAVREPAATAGGPLVTTGTLSHAANLEVEAIFVDKEVVNRR; from the coding sequence ATGCAAACCAAGCAGCTGTTGATCATGGGAACACGGGGCATTCCGGCGCAACACGGCGGTTTCGAGACATTCGCCGAACGGCTTGCGCTTCATCTGACAAGACGTGGTTGGGCTGTGACTGTCTATTGCCAGGGCTCGGTCGGCGGCGCACAACTCACCGAGGACAACTGGTGTGGAATAAGACGGATCTTCGTACCCATCAAACGAGATGGTGCAATAGGAACCGTGGAATTCGACTGGAAGTCGGTTCGAAGTGCCGCTGAAAGCGAGGGCTCGCTCGTGCTGACGTTGGGATACAACACTGCGATCTTCTGTACCTATCTACGTTGGCGCGGCATGACGAACCTGATCAACATGGATGGCCTCGAATGGCGCCGCACGAAATGGCGTTGGCATGAGCGCGCGTGGCTGTATATGAACGAGCGCATTGGCTGTTGGACAGGCAACCATCTGATCGCCGATCACCCGTCCATTGCTGCTCACCTTGGCACGCGTGTGAATCATCGCAAAATCACGATGATTCCGTACGGCGCCGATCGTATCGACGAACTGAGCGGCGATCTGCCCAAAGAACTGAGCCTGGACAAGACATCCTATGCGCTCGTCATTGCGCGCCCCGAACCCGAGAATTCGGTACTCGAGATCGTGACCGCTTTCTCACGCCGCCCTCGGGGGGCCAAACTCGTGGTACTGGGCAAATACGATTTCCAGAACAACCAGTACCATCGCCAGGTCATTGACGCCGCGGGGCCGGAGGTGTTGTTTCCCGGTGCCATCTACGACCAGACCGCCGTGAATGCGCTGAGATGCCACGCGCTTTTCTATCTGCACGGGCATCAGGTCGGCGGCACCAATCCGTCACTCGTCGAAGCGCTGGGCGCAAGTTGCGCGGTCATTGCGCACGACAACGAATTCAACCGTTGGGTAGCAGGGCCCGAAGCGCGTTTCTTCTCGACTGAATCAGACTGCGATCTGCACATCTCGGCGTTGCTTGCCGATGCCGCCACCGTGCACGCAATGCGCCAGGCAAGTGGGCGGCGTTTCGACAGTGCTTTTCGCTGGGACAGCGTACTCGCGCAGTACGAGGCGCTACTCGAGCGCAATCTGCAAAGCGGGCGCAAGCAGAAAGTCGCGCCGATGCTGCCGTCGACCACGCCGTCGCAGCTCAACGCCGTTCGCGAACCGGCGGCGACCGCGGGGGGACCCCTAGTGACGACGGGTACGTTGTCTCATGCGGCGAATCTCGAAGTCGAGGCGATCTTCGTTGATAAGGAAGTCGTCAATCGTCGGTAG
- a CDS encoding MSMEG_0569 family flavin-dependent oxidoreductase, translating into MSKQTLAADAPVADEHFSAIIVGGGQAGLSMSYYLKQYGIDHVVLEKRTVTHTWREQRWDAFCLVTPNWQCALPGYPYRGDDPHGFMKKDEIIAYLDGFVRHVDAPVREGVAVTRVTKRANGGFLVQTSAGTLSADQVVVASGGYHTPIMPRMAERLPSSIVQIQSSEYRNAAALPAGAVLVVGSGQSGAQIAEDLHLAGRRVVLAVGEAPRCARFYRGRDVVDWLAEMKYYDIPVDEHPLREGVRDNTNHYVTGRDGGRDIDLRKFALEGMELYGALDDYVDGALRFEPNLRANLDDADATYNRINASIDRFIAQQGIEAPAGESYRPVWEPQAERGELDLASSGIGSIVWCIGFRPDFSWIDLPVFNGRGYPGHARGVTSYDGLYFVGLPWLNTWGSGRFSGVARDAEYLAGRIVAQARPDARAA; encoded by the coding sequence ATGTCCAAACAGACGCTTGCCGCTGACGCGCCGGTCGCCGACGAACATTTCAGCGCGATCATCGTAGGCGGCGGTCAGGCTGGCCTGTCGATGAGCTACTACCTGAAGCAGTACGGCATCGACCACGTCGTGCTCGAAAAGCGCACCGTCACGCATACGTGGCGCGAACAGCGCTGGGACGCGTTCTGTCTCGTCACGCCGAACTGGCAATGCGCGCTGCCCGGCTATCCGTATCGTGGCGACGATCCGCACGGTTTCATGAAGAAGGACGAAATCATTGCCTATCTCGATGGTTTCGTGCGGCATGTCGATGCGCCGGTGCGCGAGGGCGTGGCCGTCACGCGCGTGACCAAGCGCGCAAACGGCGGCTTTCTCGTGCAGACGAGCGCGGGCACGCTGAGCGCCGATCAGGTCGTGGTGGCGTCAGGTGGCTATCACACGCCGATCATGCCGCGCATGGCCGAGCGTCTGCCGTCTTCGATCGTGCAGATCCAGTCGTCGGAATACCGCAATGCCGCCGCATTGCCGGCGGGCGCGGTGCTCGTCGTCGGCTCGGGGCAATCGGGCGCGCAGATCGCCGAGGATCTGCATCTGGCCGGGCGCCGGGTCGTGCTGGCGGTGGGCGAGGCGCCACGTTGCGCGCGGTTCTATCGCGGCCGCGATGTGGTCGACTGGCTCGCGGAGATGAAGTACTACGACATCCCGGTCGATGAGCATCCGCTGCGCGAAGGTGTGCGCGACAACACCAATCACTATGTGACGGGCCGCGATGGCGGGCGTGACATCGACTTGCGCAAGTTCGCGCTCGAAGGCATGGAGCTTTATGGCGCGCTCGACGATTACGTCGATGGCGCGCTGCGCTTCGAGCCGAATCTGCGCGCGAACCTCGATGACGCCGATGCCACCTATAACCGCATCAACGCGTCGATCGACAGATTTATCGCGCAGCAGGGCATCGAGGCGCCTGCCGGGGAATCGTATCGGCCGGTATGGGAGCCACAGGCGGAGCGTGGCGAACTCGACCTCGCGTCGAGCGGAATCGGCAGCATTGTGTGGTGCATCGGTTTTCGACCCGACTTCAGCTGGATCGATCTGCCGGTCTTCAACGGCCGTGGCTATCCGGGACACGCGCGCGGCGTCACGTCGTACGACGGCCTTTATTTCGTCGGGCTGCCGTGGCTGAACACGTGGGGCTCGGGCCGCTTCTCGGGCGTCGCTCGCGACGCCGAGTACCTGGCGGGCCGCATCGTCGCGCAGGCGAGGCCCGATGCGCGCGCGGCGTGA
- the scpA gene encoding methylmalonyl-CoA mutase, producing MNDAVALPRNALYTQNDLADVPWLDARPGEFPYQRGIHATMYTQRPWTIRQYSGSADAAASNRAYRQALEQGAKGLSVAFDLPTHRGYDSDCADVAADVGMAGVAIDSVEDMKRLFDGIALDEVSVSMTMSGAVLPVLASYIVAAQEAGVEAAQLRGTIQNDILKEFMARNTYIFAPEPSLRIATDVVRYVLEHMPHFNAMSVSGYHLQEAGADGVLELALTLANAREYVSRLVDDGADVERVCAQLSFFFAVGRDFFGEIAKLRAARVLWARLAQSLGACSPRALQLRMHCQTAGSTLSARRVHNNVVRTTVEAMAAVFGGTQSLHTNAWDEALSLPGEAAATLARDTQLILQHEMGLCDVVDPWGGSYLIEALTAQTVAAVEATLADIDAQGGVIAALESGWIDARVHRGAAQMQARTDAGERLVVGANRWHESQPEQSEWLDIDGGLVRAQQADRLRRLKAARDSERVRTALAALSDCARAGSGNLLAATIDAISARATVGECTAALESVWPRWRQPLRVEAQVYAEARDGDAAWQAVRTAVSGWSAARGRKPRMALVKLGQDGHDRGARVIAAALGDAGFEVTLGPLFATAREAAAWIAADEPDLVGVSSLAGAHLSLVSSLIDALRERGSETPVVLGGIVPFAHHAALRACGVAAIFVADTPVDRIVLELLRVLDKAKALTG from the coding sequence ATGAATGACGCAGTCGCGTTGCCGCGCAACGCGCTTTACACGCAGAACGATCTCGCGGATGTGCCATGGCTCGACGCGCGCCCCGGCGAGTTTCCGTATCAGCGCGGCATCCACGCGACGATGTACACGCAGCGGCCTTGGACCATCCGGCAATACTCGGGCAGCGCCGACGCGGCCGCGTCGAATCGCGCGTATCGGCAGGCGCTGGAGCAGGGCGCGAAAGGCCTGTCCGTGGCCTTCGATTTGCCGACGCATCGTGGCTACGATTCCGACTGCGCGGACGTGGCAGCCGATGTCGGGATGGCGGGTGTCGCGATCGATTCCGTCGAGGATATGAAGCGCCTGTTCGATGGCATCGCGCTCGACGAAGTCTCCGTTTCGATGACGATGAGCGGCGCGGTGCTGCCGGTGCTCGCGTCGTACATCGTCGCGGCACAGGAAGCCGGTGTCGAAGCGGCGCAACTGCGCGGCACGATCCAGAACGACATCCTGAAGGAGTTCATGGCGCGCAATACGTACATCTTCGCGCCGGAGCCGTCGCTGCGCATCGCGACCGACGTCGTGCGTTACGTGCTCGAACACATGCCGCATTTCAATGCGATGTCGGTGTCCGGTTATCACTTGCAGGAGGCCGGAGCGGACGGTGTGCTCGAACTCGCGCTGACGCTGGCGAATGCGCGCGAATACGTGAGCCGTCTCGTCGACGACGGCGCCGACGTCGAGCGTGTGTGCGCGCAATTGAGTTTCTTCTTCGCGGTGGGCCGTGACTTCTTCGGCGAGATCGCGAAGCTGCGCGCCGCGCGTGTGCTGTGGGCGCGGCTTGCGCAATCGCTGGGCGCGTGCTCGCCGCGCGCGCTGCAACTGCGCATGCATTGCCAGACAGCGGGATCGACGCTGAGCGCGCGACGCGTGCACAACAACGTGGTGCGCACGACGGTGGAGGCGATGGCCGCCGTGTTCGGCGGCACGCAGTCGCTGCATACGAACGCGTGGGATGAGGCGCTGTCGCTGCCCGGCGAGGCTGCCGCGACGCTCGCGCGCGACACGCAGTTGATCCTGCAGCACGAGATGGGATTGTGCGACGTCGTCGATCCGTGGGGCGGCTCGTATCTGATCGAGGCGCTCACCGCGCAAACGGTCGCGGCGGTCGAAGCGACGCTCGCCGACATCGACGCTCAAGGCGGTGTCATCGCGGCGCTTGAAAGCGGCTGGATCGACGCGCGCGTGCATCGTGGCGCCGCGCAGATGCAGGCGCGGACCGATGCGGGAGAGCGGCTGGTGGTGGGGGCAAACCGCTGGCACGAATCGCAGCCGGAGCAAAGCGAGTGGCTCGACATCGATGGCGGACTGGTGCGCGCACAACAGGCGGATCGTCTGCGTCGTCTGAAGGCGGCACGCGACAGCGAGCGTGTGCGTACCGCGCTCGCCGCGCTGTCGGATTGCGCACGCGCCGGCAGCGGCAATCTGCTGGCGGCGACGATCGACGCGATAAGCGCGCGTGCCACCGTCGGCGAATGCACGGCGGCGCTCGAATCCGTGTGGCCGCGCTGGCGGCAGCCCTTGCGAGTTGAGGCGCAGGTCTACGCCGAGGCCCGTGACGGCGATGCGGCGTGGCAGGCCGTGCGGACCGCGGTGTCGGGCTGGAGCGCGGCGCGCGGGCGCAAGCCGCGGATGGCGCTCGTGAAACTCGGGCAGGACGGCCACGATCGCGGCGCGCGGGTGATCGCGGCCGCGCTCGGCGATGCGGGATTCGAGGTCACGCTCGGACCGCTGTTCGCGACAGCTCGCGAAGCCGCGGCCTGGATCGCGGCGGATGAGCCGGATCTCGTCGGCGTGTCATCGCTCGCGGGCGCGCATCTGAGCTTGGTTTCATCGCTGATCGATGCGCTACGCGAGCGAGGCAGCGAAACGCCGGTCGTGCTCGGTGGCATCGTGCCGTTCGCGCACCATGCCGCGCTGAGGGCGTGCGGCGTGGCGGCCATCTTTGTCGCGGACACACCTGTCGACAGGATCGTGCTTGAACTGCTGCGGGTGCTGGACAAAGCAAAGGCATTGACCGGGTGA
- a CDS encoding Pnap_2097 family protein — protein MRARRESAAGARSSPRAPQPTRTHYVAGMPELAFAGLSEQWLLRTCGQLHWSALAAQSDCALPDFYDDEGRKSYAAFMAIRVREARLEDVSENQRFAIETDVRRIAGARHFGQFRVFTTESAIARVEMVSTFVRREQAGDNRSVCRAMFAGTPVSATPDAASELVAQAKRFRSGEWTRHGPLDRAVHAARHVVDYLPCPSLDFNGAHLLYFASFQSMVERAEWHWRSAQHSAPPALVEREMAFFGNANVGDKLTLTFGARRADHDGLSHWCTVARVADGACIAEIVTHKRWTHE, from the coding sequence ATGCGCGCGCGGCGTGAGTCCGCCGCGGGCGCGCGATCATCTCCGCGCGCGCCGCAGCCGACGCGCACGCATTACGTGGCGGGCATGCCGGAACTCGCGTTCGCGGGGCTGTCGGAACAATGGCTGCTGCGCACCTGCGGGCAGTTGCACTGGAGCGCGCTGGCGGCGCAGTCGGACTGCGCGCTGCCCGACTTCTACGACGATGAAGGCCGCAAGTCCTACGCGGCGTTCATGGCGATCCGCGTGCGCGAGGCGCGCCTCGAAGACGTTAGCGAGAACCAGCGCTTCGCGATCGAGACGGACGTCAGGCGCATTGCGGGTGCGCGCCATTTCGGACAGTTCCGCGTGTTCACGACCGAAAGCGCGATTGCGCGTGTCGAGATGGTATCGACGTTCGTGCGGCGCGAGCAGGCCGGCGACAATCGCTCCGTGTGCCGCGCGATGTTCGCCGGCACACCCGTGAGCGCGACGCCCGACGCGGCCAGCGAGCTGGTCGCGCAGGCGAAGCGCTTTCGCTCCGGCGAATGGACGCGCCACGGCCCGCTCGATCGCGCGGTGCACGCGGCGCGGCATGTGGTCGACTATCTGCCTTGCCCGTCGCTCGATTTCAACGGCGCGCATCTGCTCTATTTCGCGAGCTTCCAGTCGATGGTCGAGCGGGCCGAATGGCATTGGCGCTCGGCACAGCACAGCGCGCCGCCAGCGCTCGTCGAGCGCGAGATGGCGTTTTTCGGCAACGCCAACGTCGGCGACAAACTGACCCTCACGTTCGGCGCGCGCCGCGCGGACCACGACGGCCTGTCGCACTGGTGCACGGTCGCGCGCGTGGCCGATGGCGCGTGCATCGCCGAAATCGTCACTCATAAACGGTGGACCCATGAATGA
- a CDS encoding GNAT family N-acetyltransferase: MKRDSTPVVIVPDALKSNALKPPIDRRLKSSLRPDPLVGLVERSLFHEPWWLDATAGEDWHMAIVKSGDEVVGEMPYTLTQKGLWRVSYLPPITRTLGPVIKRQSAHAGNAEWVHRLDVTRELISQLPRCAHFQQLADPLVSEAEAAAFALAGFKVSVQFTLKLPAGLDEETVWSRLHRNTRNHVRRASERFVVQQITDVDAFVSFYDSNLSERELDNVYGSAIMRRLLAEVLKREAGTLLGSFDSAGSLTAATALVWDRANLYYILATRNASAHSGAVALLIWQAMKIARERNVEFDFDGVSTAGILQFLSGFGGQLVRRYQFEYMRVDFALIRGARARTREVMNVARKRDAGKSARDE; encoded by the coding sequence ATGAAAAGAGACAGTACTCCCGTCGTCATCGTGCCTGATGCCCTCAAGTCGAATGCGCTCAAACCGCCGATCGACAGACGTCTGAAGTCGTCACTGCGTCCGGATCCCCTGGTGGGGCTAGTAGAAAGATCGCTATTTCATGAACCATGGTGGCTGGATGCCACGGCAGGCGAAGACTGGCACATGGCCATCGTCAAATCGGGCGATGAGGTCGTCGGCGAAATGCCGTACACGTTGACCCAAAAAGGCCTATGGCGAGTGTCGTATCTGCCGCCTATCACCCGCACCCTCGGGCCGGTGATCAAGCGCCAGTCCGCGCATGCCGGCAACGCCGAATGGGTCCATCGTCTGGATGTCACGCGAGAATTGATCTCGCAGTTGCCCCGGTGCGCGCACTTTCAACAGCTTGCGGACCCCCTCGTATCGGAAGCCGAGGCAGCCGCATTCGCACTGGCCGGTTTCAAGGTGTCAGTGCAATTCACGCTCAAATTGCCGGCGGGCCTGGACGAAGAAACGGTTTGGAGCAGGCTTCACCGAAACACCCGCAATCATGTCCGGCGCGCGTCGGAGCGATTCGTCGTACAGCAGATCACAGACGTCGATGCGTTCGTCAGCTTCTACGATTCGAACCTTTCTGAGCGCGAACTCGACAACGTCTATGGCTCCGCTATCATGCGACGGCTACTGGCCGAGGTCCTGAAACGGGAAGCCGGCACGCTACTCGGTTCCTTCGATAGCGCCGGTTCGCTGACTGCCGCGACCGCGCTCGTGTGGGACCGGGCCAACCTCTATTACATTCTGGCGACGCGCAATGCCTCCGCGCACAGCGGTGCAGTCGCGCTGCTGATCTGGCAAGCGATGAAGATCGCCCGCGAACGCAACGTCGAGTTCGACTTCGACGGCGTTTCGACAGCGGGGATTCTGCAATTCCTTTCGGGCTTCGGCGGCCAACTGGTGCGGCGGTACCAGTTCGAATACATGCGGGTCGACTTCGCACTCATACGCGGCGCGCGTGCGCGCACACGAGAGGTTATGAACGTGGCACGCAAGCGTGATGCCGGGAAGAGCGCGCGGGACGAATAG
- a CDS encoding bifunctional acetate--CoA ligase family protein/GNAT family N-acetyltransferase, which yields MTVRNLDALFRPKSVAVIGASERPGSTGAMVWARVLDGGFAGPLWPVNPKYDTLGGHAVIHDAGDLPQAPTVAVICTPPATWPALIHRLGGMGTRAAIIVGEVRDDDDRLALRHALSAARPHLLRIVGPGSMGVVSPALGAHLGAPSCTVKAGGVAWVSQSNALTNAVLGWARARGLGFSHAVALGDEADVDAGDVLDYLASDPGTRAILLELDSVRAARKFMSAARAAARNKPVLALRSGRDDPADGLYTAAFRRAGLVRVDALDDLLDEIETLGVGRVAAGGTATLITSDRGLATLARDAFAAAGGVLAPWPAEASEALQQALPYATCGNPLLLGDTARAEDFGTALELLAGHRETGTAFVVHASTHGAPVDEVARALIAHQRFAYRGLLACFFGGVDAAMRDALHAQGIPVHTTPQRLARAFARLVDYRLGRELLMQTPEGLPAQVPESIDAAQAQVREALAVGEHTLIGAAAARFLARFGLSAEEVDGEETAHRVAGSESGAVSAAANGMADRASGDAAANALANELTNELTNELTNAPTASAPTAKPIVDLAIELHDDDNFGPVFRFTVPPVDGVSAALSVYGLPPLNPMLARDIVTRSQYARLVAPEPTLAALTALSQAVCDVREIVGLALTLRVYVDHVMVVDPVLDLGAQRSRLAIVPYPRRFEETLDWHGTRVTVRPIRPEDELAHRDFVHAMTPEDLRLRFFGAIGAFDHSQLARMTQIDYDREMALIATIVNEQGVTQTLGVVRAVADPDNETAEFAVAVRSDQKGRRLGQLLMQRIIAYARVRGIHWLIGEALRENGAMIALAKSSGFTITRTDDPGVVGFRMALDETAGTDAKSGPTTGQQQPAR from the coding sequence GTGACCGTCCGCAATCTCGACGCCCTGTTCCGACCCAAATCCGTCGCTGTGATCGGCGCGTCCGAACGTCCGGGCAGCACCGGTGCGATGGTCTGGGCGCGCGTGCTCGACGGCGGCTTCGCTGGCCCGCTGTGGCCGGTCAATCCGAAATACGACACGCTCGGCGGCCACGCGGTGATCCATGACGCCGGCGATCTGCCGCAAGCGCCTACCGTCGCCGTGATCTGCACGCCGCCCGCGACGTGGCCCGCGTTGATCCATAGGCTCGGCGGCATGGGTACGCGCGCGGCGATCATCGTCGGCGAGGTGCGCGATGACGACGACCGGTTGGCGCTGCGGCACGCGCTATCGGCGGCGCGCCCGCACCTGCTGCGCATCGTCGGGCCGGGCAGCATGGGTGTGGTGTCGCCGGCGCTCGGCGCGCATCTCGGCGCGCCGTCGTGCACGGTCAAGGCGGGCGGCGTCGCGTGGGTGTCGCAGTCGAATGCGCTGACCAATGCGGTGCTCGGCTGGGCGCGGGCGCGCGGGCTCGGCTTTTCGCATGCGGTGGCGCTCGGCGATGAGGCCGACGTCGATGCCGGCGACGTGCTCGATTACCTCGCGAGCGATCCGGGCACGCGCGCGATCCTGCTCGAACTGGATAGCGTGCGGGCCGCGCGCAAGTTCATGTCGGCCGCGCGCGCGGCGGCGCGCAACAAGCCGGTGCTGGCGCTGCGCTCCGGCCGCGACGATCCCGCCGATGGGCTCTATACCGCCGCGTTCCGGCGCGCCGGCCTGGTGCGCGTCGATGCGCTCGACGATCTGCTCGATGAAATCGAAACGCTCGGCGTCGGGCGTGTGGCGGCCGGCGGCACGGCGACGCTGATCACCAGCGACCGCGGCCTCGCGACGCTCGCGCGCGACGCGTTTGCCGCTGCCGGCGGCGTGCTCGCGCCGTGGCCCGCCGAGGCGTCCGAGGCGCTGCAACAGGCGCTGCCGTATGCGACTTGCGGCAATCCTTTGCTGCTCGGCGATACCGCGCGCGCCGAGGATTTCGGCACCGCGCTGGAACTGCTCGCCGGGCATCGCGAGACGGGCACGGCCTTTGTGGTCCACGCGTCGACGCATGGCGCGCCGGTCGATGAGGTTGCGCGGGCGCTGATCGCGCATCAGCGCTTCGCGTATCGCGGCTTGCTCGCGTGCTTCTTCGGCGGCGTCGATGCGGCGATGCGCGACGCGCTGCACGCGCAAGGCATTCCGGTGCACACGACGCCGCAGCGGCTCGCGCGGGCGTTCGCGCGTCTGGTCGATTACCGGTTGGGCCGTGAGCTGCTGATGCAAACACCGGAGGGCTTGCCCGCGCAGGTTCCTGAATCGATCGATGCGGCTCAAGCTCAGGTTCGCGAAGCGCTGGCGGTTGGCGAACACACATTGATTGGCGCGGCGGCGGCGCGGTTTCTGGCGCGCTTCGGATTAAGCGCGGAAGAAGTCGACGGGGAAGAGACAGCGCATCGCGTGGCCGGCAGCGAGAGCGGGGCGGTGAGCGCAGCGGCGAATGGCATGGCAGATCGTGCATCGGGAGATGCGGCAGCCAATGCGCTGGCAAATGAGCTGACAAATGAGCTGACAAATGAGCTGACAAACGCGCCCACCGCCAGCGCGCCAACCGCAAAACCCATCGTCGACCTTGCCATCGAACTGCACGACGATGACAACTTCGGCCCAGTGTTCCGCTTCACGGTGCCACCGGTCGACGGCGTGTCCGCGGCGTTGAGCGTCTACGGCCTGCCGCCGCTCAATCCGATGCTCGCGCGCGATATCGTCACGCGTTCGCAGTATGCGCGGCTCGTTGCGCCGGAGCCGACCCTCGCTGCGTTGACGGCGTTGTCGCAAGCGGTTTGCGACGTACGCGAAATCGTCGGGCTCGCGTTGACGCTCAGGGTCTATGTAGATCACGTGATGGTGGTCGACCCGGTGCTCGATCTCGGCGCGCAGCGCAGCCGCCTTGCGATCGTGCCTTATCCGCGCCGCTTCGAAGAGACACTCGACTGGCACGGGACGCGCGTAACGGTGCGGCCTATCCGTCCTGAAGACGAACTCGCGCATCGCGATTTCGTGCACGCGATGACGCCCGAGGATTTGCGACTGCGTTTCTTCGGCGCGATCGGCGCGTTCGATCACTCGCAACTTGCGCGCATGACACAGATCGACTACGACCGCGAAATGGCGCTGATCGCGACTATCGTCAACGAGCAAGGTGTCACGCAGACGCTCGGCGTCGTGCGCGCGGTAGCCGATCCCGACAACGAAACGGCTGAATTCGCGGTGGCCGTGCGCTCGGATCAGAAAGGCCGGCGCCTTGGCCAGTTGCTGATGCAGCGGATCATTGCATACGCGCGAGTGCGCGGTATTCACTGGCTGATCGGTGAGGCATTGCGCGAGAATGGCGCGATGATCGCGCTCGCGAAGTCCAGCGGTTTCACGATCACGCGGACCGACGATCCTGGCGTGGTTGGGTTTCGAATGGCGCTCGACGAGACGGCCGGAACGGACGCGAAGAGCGGGCCGACGACAGGCCAGCAACAGCCGGCGCGTTAA
- a CDS encoding class I SAM-dependent methyltransferase, with translation MLAQLGDVRGHTFIDVGCGKGRPMIVATEFPFDAVLGYDLAARLVDVANSNAKIVARAHPERTPMQAFAADALELEFTHRKLVVFLFNPFGSSVMSRLLDHLERALAEGSIETLRVVYIYPVCAHLFDASPMLARDWSGCVPYEPGEIGYGTEERQDVISWKSIAKPQGDFSSRP, from the coding sequence GTGCTTGCGCAACTCGGCGACGTACGCGGGCATACGTTCATCGATGTAGGCTGCGGCAAAGGGCGTCCAATGATTGTCGCGACCGAGTTCCCTTTCGACGCGGTGCTTGGCTATGATCTCGCCGCACGCCTCGTGGACGTCGCAAACAGCAATGCAAAGATCGTCGCGCGTGCGCATCCTGAACGCACGCCAATGCAAGCGTTTGCGGCGGATGCGCTTGAACTCGAGTTCACCCACCGCAAACTCGTCGTCTTTCTCTTCAATCCGTTCGGCTCGAGCGTGATGTCGAGGCTGCTCGACCATCTGGAGCGCGCATTGGCCGAGGGGTCGATAGAGACGCTGAGGGTGGTCTATATCTACCCCGTCTGCGCGCATTTATTCGATGCTTCACCGATGCTCGCGCGCGATTGGTCCGGCTGCGTGCCATATGAACCTGGCGAAATCGGCTACGGCACCGAAGAAAGACAGGACGTCATTAGTTGGAAAAGCATCGCGAAGCCACAAGGTGATTTTTCGTCGCGGCCGTGA